In the Telopea speciosissima isolate NSW1024214 ecotype Mountain lineage chromosome 2, Tspe_v1, whole genome shotgun sequence genome, one interval contains:
- the LOC122652368 gene encoding uncharacterized protein LOC122652368, with protein sequence MDTSKAMVLAASSPSETPALPPTESDSQFSNLICDVSQQVQAAMANMLKMTQEIDHSSSGILEEIEYCKVSAMEKRKVLEEEKESFQKAAYTVLEMLNNR encoded by the exons ATGGATACTTCAAAAGCAATGGTACTTGCAGCTTCGTCTCCTTCAGAAACTCCTGCTCTTCCTCCTACAGAGTCTGATTCTCAGTTTTCAAATCTAATCTGTG ATGTCTCACAACAGGTGCAAGCAGCAATGGCAAACATGCTTAAAATGACACA AGAAATAGATCATAGCTCATCTGGAATCTTGGAAGAGATAGAGTACTGTAAAGTGTCTGCCATGGAGAAGAGGAAAGTcttagaggaagagaaagaaagtttCCAGAAAGCTGCCTACACTGTTTTGGAAATGCTCAACAACAGATAG